In Streptomyces camelliae, the sequence CTGCACGGTCGCTCTCGACGGCCGGGAAGCCTCCTGCGTGTACAAGCCGGTGGCCGGCGAGCGCCCGCTGTGGGACTTCCCCGACGGCACCCTGGCGGGCCGCGAGGTGGCCGCCTACGAGGTCTCCGAGGCCACCGGCTGGGGGCTCGTCCCGCCGACCGTGCTGCGCGACGGGCCGTACGGCGAGGGCATGTGCCAGCTGTGGATCGACGTCCAGGCCGAGACGGAGCTGCTGGCCCTGGTCGACGCCGAGGAGCCGGAGCCGGGCTGGAAGGCGATCGGCCTCGCCGATGTCGGCGAGGGGCGCACGGCGCTGCTCGTGCACGCCGACGACGAGCGGCTGCGCCGGCTCGCCGTCATCGACGCGGTGATCAACAACGCCGACCGCAAGGGCGGTCACCTGCTGCCCACCACCGGCGGCCGCCTCTACGGCATCGACCACGGCGTCACCTTCAACGTCGAGAACAAGCTGCGCACCCTGCTGTGGGGCTGGGCCGGGGAACCGCTGACCCCCGAGGCCGTCGACGTCCTGGGAGGCCTGCGGGAGGGCCTCGCGGGCCCGCTGGGCGAGCGGCTGACCGGACTGATCACCGAGGCCGAGATCGACGCCACACGCGCGCGTGTGGAGGATCTGCTCACCACAGGGGTGCATCCGGAGCCGAGCGGGGAGTGGCCCGCGATCCCCTGGCCGCCCGTGTGACGCCGACGGGCACCCCGGGCTCCGGGCAAGCACATCCGGCGACGATGTACAAGACCGTCTAACCGGCCATCTGACGCGATCCCATTCGTATACGCAGCTCGTGGCCGGTTAGGCTCATGTACATGCATGCCTGGCCCGCTTCCGAGGTCCCCGCCCTGCCTGGTCAGGGCCGCGACCTGAGGATCCACGACACCGCGACCGGCGGTCCGGTCACCCTCGACCCCGGTCCCGTCGCCCGTATCTACGTCTGCGGCATCACCCCGTACGACGCGACCCACATGGGGCACGCGGCGACCTACAACGCGTTCGACCTCGTCCAGCGCGTGTGGCTCGACACCAAGCGGCAGGTCCACTACGTCCAGAACGTCACCGACGTCGACGATCCGCTGCTGGAGCGGGCCGAGCGGGACGGCATCGACTGGGTCGCCCTCGCCGAGAAGGAGACGGCCCTCTTCCGCGAGGACATGACCGCCCTGCGGCTGCTCCCGCCCCGGCACTACATAGGCGCCGTCGAGGCGATACCCGGCATCGTCCCGCTCGTGGAGCGACTGCGCGAACTCGGCGCGGCCTACGAGCTGGACGGCGACATCTACTTCTCCGTCGAGTCCGACCCGGACTTCGGCAAGGTCTCGAACCTCGACGCGGCCGCGATGCGGCTGCTGTCCGCCGAGCGCGGCGGCGACCCGGACCGTCCGGGCAAGAAGAACCCGGTCGACCCGATGCTGTGGATGGCGGCCCGCGAGGGCGAGCCCAGCTGGGACGGCGGCTCCCTCGGCCGGGGCCGGCCCGGCTGGCACATCGAGTGCGTGGCCATCGCCCTCGACCACCTGGGGATGGGCTTCGACATCCAGGGCGGCGGCTCCGACCTGGCCTTCCCGCACCACGAGATGGGCGCCTCGCACGCCCAGGTGCTCACGGGCGAGTTCCCCATGGCCAAGGCGTACGTCCACGCCGGCATGGTCGGCCTGCACGGCGAGAAGATGTCCAAGTCCAAGGGCAACCTGGTCTTCGTCTCGCAGCTGCGCCGCGACGGCGTGGACCCCGCCGCCATCCGGCTGGCCCTCCTGTCCCACCACTACCGCGCCGACTGGGAGTGGACCGACCAGGTCCTCCAGGACGCCGTGGCCCGCCTCGGCCGCTGGCGCGCCGCGGTCTCCCGTCCCGACGGCCCGTCCGCCGACGCCCTGGTGGAGGAGATCCGCGAGGCCCTCGCGAACGACCTCGACGCGCCGGCCGCGCTGGCCGCCGTGGACCGCTGGGCGGAGCGGCAGGAGCGGGAGGGCGGCACGGACACGGGTGCTCCCGGCCTGGTGACGCGGGCGGTGGACGCGCTGCTGGGCGTGGCGCTGTAGCTTCGGCTCCGGTAGACGTCGAAGGGGCGGTACGCATCGCGCGTACCGCCCCTTCTGCTGCTCAGTCCTCCGAGTCGCCCTCGTCGTCGGCCTCTCCGCCGGAGGCATCGGCATCGGGCTTCGGCGGCTTCGGCGGCCTGCTCTTCCCGCTGGGGTTGTCCCGCAGCCACGAGCCCGTGTCCGTGCCGTCCGCCGTGGCGTGGCCGCCCGGCGGGTTCACGTCCCGGCGCCGTAGGTACCGCTCGAACTCGCGGGCGATCGCCTCGCCCGACGCCTCCGGCAGCTCCGCGGTGTCCCGGGCCTCCTCCAGCGTCTGCACGTACTCGGCGACCTCGCTGTCCTCGGCGGCCAGCTGGTCCACGCCCACCTGCCAGGCGCGCGCGTCCTCGGGCAGCTCGCCCTGCGGGATGCGCAGGTCCAGCAGGTCCTCCAGCCGGTTGAGCAGCGCCAGCGTGGCCTTGGGGTTGGGCGGCTGGGAGACGTAGTGCGGTACGGCCGCCCACAGCGACACCGCCGGGACGCCCGCGTGCGTGCACGCCTCCTGCAGGACGCCGACGATGCCCGTCGGGCCCTCGTACTTGGTCTCCTCCAGGTCCATCCGCTGGGCCAGGTCCGGGTCGGACGTGACCCCGCTGACCGGCACCGGACGCGTGTGCGGGGTGTCACCGAGCAGGGCGCCCAGGATGACCACCAGCTCCACGCCCAGTTCGTGCGCGAAGCCCAGCAGTTCGTTGCAGAACGAGCGCCAGCGCATGGACGGTTCGATGCCGCGGACCAGCACCAGGTCGCGCGGCTTCTCGCCGCCGACGCGGACCACCGACAGCCGGGTCGTCGGCCATGTGATCTTGCGCACGCCGCCGTCCATGAACACCGTGGGACGGTTCACCTGGAAGTCGTAGTAGTCCTCGGCGTCCAGCGCCGCGAACACCTCGCCCTTGAACTCGCGTTCCAGATGCGCGACCGCCGTGGAGGCGGCGTCACCGGCATCGTTCCAGCCCTCGAACGCGGCCACCATGACTGGGTCGATCAGCTCGGGAACCCCCTCCAGCTCGATCACCCAGTGCCTCCTTCCGACGTGCCCTCGCTTGACTCACCAACCTTACGGCGTCCGGCGGGGGCGCCCGCAGCCCCCTTGCACGGGGGAGTGAACGGATCACTGCCCCGATCGTCAGTGCGGAACACCCCTGGTTCGCCGGGACCTCACAGCGTGCTGCGCAGCCACTGCTCCACACTCGCGATGTGCACGGTCGCCCAGGAACGGGCCGTCTCCGCGTCGCGGTCGCGCAGGGCGGCCAGGATCGCCCGGTGCTCGCGCAGGGTGCGGCCGACGGCGTCCTCCTGGGTCAGGCCCCGCCAGATCCGGGCCCGGGTGGTCGGGCCGGACAGGCTGTCCAGCAGCGAGCACAGCACCGAGTTGCCGGCGGCCCGTGCGATGCCGCCGTGGAACTCCAGGTCGGCGGCGACCAGTTCCTCCACCGAGGGCTCGGCGCCCAGCGCGTCCAACCGGGCCGACAGGGCGTCGAGTTGCTGCTCACTGATCCGGGACGCGGCCATCGCCGTCGCGGCCGGCTCCAGGATGCGGCGCACCGCGAGGAACTCCAGCACGGTGTCGTCGCGGTGGAAGTCGACGACGAAGCTCATCGCCTCCAGCAGCAACTGCGGGTCCAGGCTGGTGACATAGGTGCCGTCGCCCTGGCGCACGTCCAGGATCCGGATCAGCGACAGGGCCCGTACGGCCTCCCGCAGCGAGTTGCGCGACAGCCCCAGCGCGGCGGCGAGTTCGCTCTCCTTGGGCAGCCGGTCGCCGGGCCGCAGCGCACCGGAGACGATCATGTCCTTGATCTTCTCGATCGCCTCGTCGGTGACTGCCATGACCGGCCTCCTGTCGCCCGCGCCCTGCCCCGGACATCGGATGTCTCAGCACAGTACGCGACAGGGGCGGCCCCACCGGAGTGGAACCGCCCCTCTGCCCTGCCAGGGTCACTTCTTGTCGAGCACGTCCTGGACCTTCGCGCGGACCTCGTCCGTGGCCAGGCCCCGGATCGTCAGCGTCGTACGGCGGCGCAGCACGTCGTCCGCCGTCTCGGCCCACTCGTGGTCGCGGGCCCAGACGACCTGCGCCCAGATCTCCGGGGCGTCCGGGTGGACGCGCTCGGCGAGCTCCGGGTTCTCGTTCGCCAGGCGGGCGATGTCGAAGGCCAGGGAGCCGTAGTGGGTGGCCAGGTGCTTCGCGGTGTCCGCCGCCATGCGCGGGCCCGGGGCCGGGTGGTCCACCAGCAGCCGGTGCGCGACCGCGCGGGGGTTGGCGACGCCGGGCAGCG encodes:
- a CDS encoding SCO1664 family protein gives rise to the protein MSAPERIPPGSVTASGTADAELLASGELTVRGRIREASNAALFCTVALDGREASCVYKPVAGERPLWDFPDGTLAGREVAAYEVSEATGWGLVPPTVLRDGPYGEGMCQLWIDVQAETELLALVDAEEPEPGWKAIGLADVGEGRTALLVHADDERLRRLAVIDAVINNADRKGGHLLPTTGGRLYGIDHGVTFNVENKLRTLLWGWAGEPLTPEAVDVLGGLREGLAGPLGERLTGLITEAEIDATRARVEDLLTTGVHPEPSGEWPAIPWPPV
- the mshC gene encoding cysteine--1-D-myo-inosityl 2-amino-2-deoxy-alpha-D-glucopyranoside ligase, with the protein product MHAWPASEVPALPGQGRDLRIHDTATGGPVTLDPGPVARIYVCGITPYDATHMGHAATYNAFDLVQRVWLDTKRQVHYVQNVTDVDDPLLERAERDGIDWVALAEKETALFREDMTALRLLPPRHYIGAVEAIPGIVPLVERLRELGAAYELDGDIYFSVESDPDFGKVSNLDAAAMRLLSAERGGDPDRPGKKNPVDPMLWMAAREGEPSWDGGSLGRGRPGWHIECVAIALDHLGMGFDIQGGGSDLAFPHHEMGASHAQVLTGEFPMAKAYVHAGMVGLHGEKMSKSKGNLVFVSQLRRDGVDPAAIRLALLSHHYRADWEWTDQVLQDAVARLGRWRAAVSRPDGPSADALVEEIREALANDLDAPAALAAVDRWAERQEREGGTDTGAPGLVTRAVDALLGVAL
- a CDS encoding PAC2 family protein, with the protein product MIELEGVPELIDPVMVAAFEGWNDAGDAASTAVAHLEREFKGEVFAALDAEDYYDFQVNRPTVFMDGGVRKITWPTTRLSVVRVGGEKPRDLVLVRGIEPSMRWRSFCNELLGFAHELGVELVVILGALLGDTPHTRPVPVSGVTSDPDLAQRMDLEETKYEGPTGIVGVLQEACTHAGVPAVSLWAAVPHYVSQPPNPKATLALLNRLEDLLDLRIPQGELPEDARAWQVGVDQLAAEDSEVAEYVQTLEEARDTAELPEASGEAIAREFERYLRRRDVNPPGGHATADGTDTGSWLRDNPSGKSRPPKPPKPDADASGGEADDEGDSED
- a CDS encoding FadR/GntR family transcriptional regulator, with amino-acid sequence MAVTDEAIEKIKDMIVSGALRPGDRLPKESELAAALGLSRNSLREAVRALSLIRILDVRQGDGTYVTSLDPQLLLEAMSFVVDFHRDDTVLEFLAVRRILEPAATAMAASRISEQQLDALSARLDALGAEPSVEELVAADLEFHGGIARAAGNSVLCSLLDSLSGPTTRARIWRGLTQEDAVGRTLREHRAILAALRDRDAETARSWATVHIASVEQWLRSTL